A window of Phytoactinopolyspora mesophila contains these coding sequences:
- a CDS encoding NADH-quinone oxidoreductase subunit G, with translation MTVTTNSASGDVEPKENLVTLTIDGFEVSVPEGTLVIRAAEMIGIQIPRFCDHPLLEPAGACRQCLVEVPDMGNGRGMPKPQASCTLTVMPGMVVNTQLTSPVADKAQQGIMEFLLINHPLDCPVCDKGGECPLQNQAMSNGRGDSRYEGKKRTYPKPINISAQVLLDRERCVLCARCTRFSQEIAGDPFIELLERGALQQVGIYEKEPFESYFSGNTIQICPVGALTSAAYRFRSRPFDLVSVPSVGEHDACGSAIRVDHRRDNVMRRLAGDDPDVNEEWITDKDRFAFRSYTLPDRLTHPLVRDEETGELVTASWPEALTLAARGLAAARDDAGVAVLTGGRVTLEDAYAYSKFARVALGSNDVDFRVRSHSSEETRFLQRFAAGQSGERRVTFGDLEAAPTVLLAGLEPEEEAGTVFLRLRKAARKGTSIHSVAPFASRGLEKLSGQLISAAPGTEAEILDAIAAKASPMAALHDQLCSEGAVLMVGERLATVPGALSAAVRLSAATGARLAWVPRRAGELGAVEAGLLPTLLPGGRPIEQAEARVDMAAVWGVQNLPPLEGRDTSGILTSLSDGTLTGIVVGGVELADLPDPVAARAALENAGFVLSLEARSSEVTELADVVLPVAPPAEKAGTFVNWEGRHRPFPKVLQHSAAWSDAMALDAVAAELGTALGVRDLDAVRAEIAELGAWPGEPPEPGGHSAEPPEAAANQAVLATWRMMLDLGRGQDGEPHLARTARRACARLSAVTAAEVGVADGELLTISTSTGSVTLPLAVTEMPDRVVWLPQNSAGCRVHVDLGAGPGAVVTLSGGDA, from the coding sequence ATGACCGTCACCACCAACTCGGCGTCGGGTGACGTCGAGCCCAAGGAGAACCTGGTCACTCTCACCATCGACGGTTTCGAGGTGAGTGTGCCTGAGGGCACTCTGGTGATCCGTGCCGCCGAGATGATCGGTATTCAGATCCCCAGGTTCTGCGATCATCCACTCCTCGAGCCGGCCGGCGCGTGCCGGCAGTGCCTGGTCGAAGTCCCCGACATGGGCAACGGCCGCGGGATGCCGAAGCCGCAGGCTTCGTGCACCCTCACAGTCATGCCGGGCATGGTCGTCAACACCCAGCTGACGTCGCCGGTGGCCGACAAAGCTCAGCAGGGAATCATGGAGTTCCTGCTGATCAACCACCCGCTCGACTGCCCGGTCTGCGACAAGGGCGGGGAATGCCCGCTGCAGAACCAGGCGATGAGCAACGGCCGGGGCGACTCACGGTACGAGGGCAAGAAGCGTACGTACCCGAAGCCGATCAACATCTCCGCTCAGGTCTTGCTCGACCGCGAACGGTGTGTGCTGTGCGCGCGTTGCACGCGGTTCTCGCAGGAGATTGCCGGCGACCCGTTCATCGAGCTGTTGGAGCGGGGCGCCCTGCAGCAAGTGGGCATCTACGAGAAAGAGCCGTTCGAGAGCTACTTCTCGGGGAACACCATCCAGATCTGCCCGGTGGGCGCGTTGACCTCGGCGGCCTACCGCTTCAGGTCACGCCCGTTCGACCTCGTGTCGGTGCCGTCCGTCGGCGAGCACGACGCCTGCGGGAGCGCCATCCGCGTCGATCACCGGCGGGACAACGTCATGCGCCGGCTGGCGGGCGACGACCCCGATGTGAACGAGGAGTGGATCACCGACAAGGACCGTTTCGCGTTCCGCTCGTACACGTTGCCCGACCGCCTGACGCATCCTCTGGTCAGGGATGAGGAAACCGGTGAGCTGGTGACCGCCTCCTGGCCGGAGGCTTTGACGCTCGCCGCGCGTGGCCTGGCGGCCGCTCGTGACGACGCGGGTGTGGCGGTGCTGACCGGTGGACGGGTCACCCTCGAAGATGCCTATGCCTACTCCAAGTTCGCGCGCGTGGCGCTCGGTAGCAACGACGTCGATTTCCGGGTGCGTAGCCACTCGAGTGAGGAGACGAGGTTCCTGCAGCGGTTCGCCGCCGGGCAGAGTGGCGAGCGGCGGGTCACGTTCGGTGACCTGGAGGCCGCGCCGACGGTGCTGCTGGCGGGTTTGGAACCCGAAGAGGAAGCTGGCACCGTTTTCCTCCGCCTGCGCAAGGCAGCGCGCAAAGGAACGAGCATCCATTCCGTGGCTCCGTTTGCCTCCCGTGGCCTGGAGAAGCTCTCCGGTCAGCTCATCTCGGCGGCACCAGGCACCGAGGCCGAGATTCTGGACGCGATCGCCGCGAAGGCGTCGCCCATGGCCGCGCTGCATGATCAGCTGTGCAGCGAAGGCGCCGTTCTGATGGTCGGCGAGCGGTTGGCGACGGTGCCGGGTGCGTTGAGTGCGGCGGTGCGGCTGTCCGCCGCCACCGGTGCGAGACTCGCCTGGGTGCCGCGCCGGGCCGGTGAGCTCGGCGCGGTGGAAGCCGGCCTGCTGCCGACCCTACTTCCCGGTGGCCGCCCGATCGAACAGGCGGAAGCGCGCGTCGACATGGCTGCTGTGTGGGGAGTGCAGAACCTGCCGCCGTTGGAAGGCCGCGATACCAGCGGGATCTTGACGAGTCTGTCCGACGGGACGCTCACTGGCATCGTCGTCGGTGGTGTCGAGCTGGCGGACCTGCCTGATCCGGTGGCCGCGCGGGCGGCTCTGGAGAACGCCGGCTTCGTGCTGAGTCTCGAGGCCCGCTCCAGCGAGGTGACCGAGCTGGCCGATGTGGTCCTCCCGGTCGCGCCGCCGGCGGAGAAAGCCGGGACCTTCGTCAACTGGGAAGGCCGCCACCGGCCGTTCCCCAAGGTCTTGCAACACAGCGCCGCCTGGTCCGACGCGATGGCGCTCGACGCGGTCGCGGCCGAGCTAGGCACCGCCCTCGGAGTCCGTGACCTGGACGCGGTGCGTGCCGAGATCGCTGAACTCGGTGCCTGGCCGGGTGAGCCGCCGGAGCCGGGCGGGCACTCCGCCGAACCGCCGGAGGCCGCTGCCAACCAGGCTGTACTCGCGACCTGGCGGATGATGCTCGACCTCGGTCGCGGACAGGACGGCGAGCCGCACCTGGCGCGGACCGCCCGTCGAGCGTGCGCCCGGCTGTCAGCTGTCACGGCTGCCGAGGTGGGTGTCGCTGATGGCGAACTGCTGACTATCAGCACGTCCACCGGCTCGGTGACGCTGCCGCTGGCGGTGACCGAGATGCCCGACCGCGTCGTGTGGCTTCCACAGAATTCCGCCGGCTGCCGGGTCCACGTGGATCTGGGCGCCGGACCAGGCGCGGTCGTGACGCTCTCTGGAGGTGACGCATGA